The genomic region GGCCGTACGTGGGGCTGATAATAACGAACTGTATCATCATGGGCCGGGCCGAGGCCTTCGCCTCGAACAACAAGCCGCTGCCCAGCATTCTCGACGCCGCGGGGGTGAGCCTGGGCTACGCCATGAGTCTCTTAATAATTTCGGTCTTCCGGGAGCTACTGGGCTTCGGGACGCTGGCGGGGATTCCGGTCCTGGGGCCGGGCTTCGAGCCCTGGGTGATAATGGTCATGGCCCCCGGCGCGTTCTTCATGCTCGGGACCTACATCTGGATCATCCGCACCGTGCAGGACTCGGCGAAGAAGAGGAAGGAACTGCGCGCCCAGGCGGCGTAGGAGGGAACAT from bacterium harbors:
- the rsxE gene encoding electron transport complex subunit RsxE, with amino-acid sequence MPKKGENWKVFVKGLWEDNPIFRMILGICSTLAVTNQVINTVAMGSAVVFVTVCSSFLVSLVRNVTGKRVRMAVYTLIIAAFVILVDIALKSFVPTVSKAIGPYVGLIITNCIIMGRAEAFASNNKPLPSILDAAGVSLGYAMSLLIISVFRELLGFGTLAGIPVLGPGFEPWVIMVMAPGAFFMLGTYIWIIRTVQDSAKKRKELRAQAA